The following are encoded together in the Neospora caninum Liverpool complete genome, chromosome IV genome:
- a CDS encoding putative deoxyribose-phosphate aldolase → MATNKIYKQFTSRTLLNFFEVSALADSETNESIASVCKAAAKDPAIVGICVRPSFVKFIKQQVVKSAPEVANIKVCAAVNFPDGTGTPDTVSVEAVAALKDGADEIECLIDWRQMNEDVADGESRVRLLVSEVKKVVAPKTLKAVLGAGELQGGDIISRAAVAALEGGADFLQTSSGLGATHATMFMVHLISIALRDYMVRERERVNVERGMREGAAEGAAVRRVGIMIEVGDVHTAETADFLMQMIFENGPGSIIRERFRVGGSFNLLKELRECYESWDSVGVSPDTAP, encoded by the exons ATGGCGACAAACAAAATTTACAAGCAGTTCACGTCTCGTACGCTCCTCAATTTCTTTGAAGTATCAGCCCTCGCAGACAGCGAAACCAACGAGTCAATCGCTTCAGTTTGTAAGGCAGCCGCGAAAGACCCAGCGATTGTTGGCATCTGCGTGCGGCCCTCCTTTGTCAAGTTTATCAAGCAGCAGGTGGTCAAGTCGGCCCCAGAGGTGGCAAACATCAAAGTATGCGCTGCTGTCAACTTTCCCGATGGGACCGGTACTCCTGACACCGTCTCGGTAGAGGCGGTTGCAGCACTGAAAGATGGGGCCGACGAGATCGAATGTCTTATAGATTGGAGGCAAATGAACGAGGACGTCGCTGACGGAGAGTCTCGTGTTCGGCTCCTCGTTAGTGAAGTGAAAAAG GTCGTTGCTCCTAAGACGCTTAAAGCAGTTCTAGGAGCTGGAGAACTCCAGGGAGGCGACATTATCAGCAGGGCAGCGGTCGCTGCGCTCGAAGGTGGAGCGGACTTCCTCCAAACATCATCGGGCTTGGGAGCCACACACGCGACCATGTTCATGGTTCACTTAATCTCCATAGCGCTGCGCGACTACATGGTCCGTGAAAGGGAAAGAGTCAACGTCGAGCGCGGCatgcgagaaggcgccgctgAAGGCGCTGCCGTGAGGCGTGTGGGAATCATGATTGAGGTTGGTGATGTGCACACGGCGGAAACAGCCGATTTCCTGATGCAGATGATTTTCGAGAATGGCCCTGGGTCTATCATTCGAGAAAGATTCCGAGTGGGAGGAAGCTTTAACCTGCTGAAAGAACTGAGAGAATGCTATGAGTCTTGGGACTCAGTAGGAGTCTCTCCGGACACCGCCCCGTGA
- a CDS encoding putative UDP-N-acetyl-D-galactosamine:polypeptide N-acetylgalactosaminyltransferase T3: MKNVTPPAGPRPRTSPWWARYVWAALQILLLLAGVAWLSVNVAFLSEYYFKSSDSSSMPLKSLGDAARRTAHAPGDAQEGGASFEEASGAQHQGDIRTSEILEGAGPGRLHGRLGRKPDGQPGYTPGPPPPADLNMPRALARGGGFNLYLSDHLDLDRAAPDARHPSCRLLSYDLATLPKASVIIVFYNEPFSTLMRSVHSVLNGTPPQLLEELLLVDDGSTLPYIREDGNQQLVEYIGLLPAKVRLIRNGVRKGIVGARMKGIRESRAPIFVILDSHIEVSPQWLEPLLLRIQEDRRRVVMPQIDGIDAETFNHIGGGIGCKLGFLWKMMEHSYEGHQTARLPPAERYPSPTEFQTSPAMAGGLFAANKDFFFDVGAYDEDFQFWGTENLELSFRLWQCGGVLECAPCSRVYHIFRKGGSGYSSPGDSIAINKMRTMMWMDEYADLAWRVIGQPKVNYRPESLEKRREWRKRKGCKSFRWFMENVFPEGDVVTLDDVPYLGPLRNAKVEMCLDNMGWASPGHAVGLGRCHGGETQTFMFFRKVGHVMPVNDDEACLQPSGKLDWCRGTSQFWWDFTSSGQLMFRETKQCLSAFGRQLRMVDCDDTDAYQIWSWKAYKPPDTFTFPPVNRSIRSV, encoded by the exons ATGAAGAACGTGACTCCTCCGGCGGGGCCTCGTCCGCGCACATCGCCATGGTGGGCGAGGTACGTCTGGGCGGCCCTCCAGatcctgcttcttctggccGGCGTCGCGTGGCTGTCAGTTAAtgtcgccttcctgtctGAGTACTACTTCAAGAGCTCAGATTCCTCGTCAATGCCTCTCAAAAGCCTCGGCGATGCTGCCCGACGAACGGCGCATGCCCCCGGAGATGCGCAGGAAGGCGGAGCATCTTTTGAAGAAGCCAGCGGGGCGCAGCACCAGGGTGACATCCGCACGTCGGAGATCCTCGAGGGAGCTGGCCCCGGCAGACTTCACGGAAGACTCGGAAGAAAACCGGACGGTCAACCGGGGTACACGCCCGGGCCCCCACCTCCTGCA GATTTGAATATGCCTCGAGCACTCGCTCGAGGGGGAGGCTTTAACCTGTATCTGTCGGACCACCTGGACCTGGACCGCGCCGCGCCTGACGCTCGCCACCCGTCGTGCCGGCTCCTGAGCTACGACCTGGCCACGCTGCCAAAGGCCTCAGTGATCATTGTGTTTTACAACGAACCGTTCTCCACTTTGATGCGGTCAGTACATAGCGTTTTGAATGGCACCCctccgcagctgctggaggAGCTGCTTCTCGTCGACGACGGCAGCACGTTGCCGTACATCCGGGAAGACGGAAACCAGCAGCTGGTGGAGTACATCGGGCTGCTGCCTGCGAAGGTGCGACTGATCCGCAACGGCGTGCGCAAAGGGATTGTCGGTGCGCGCATGAAAGGGATACGTGAGAGCCGCGCGCCTATCTTTGTGATCCTCGACAGCCACATCGAAGTCAGTCCGCAGTGGCTCgagccgctgctgctgcggaTCCAAGAAGACAGGCGGCGCGTTGTGATGCCCCAGATCGACGGGATCGACGCCGAAACCTTCAATCACATAGGGGGCGGTATCGGCTGCAAACTCGGGTTTCTCTGGAAGATGATGGAGCACTCGTACGAGGGCCACCAGActgcgcgcctgcctcctgCGGAACGCTATCCGTCTCCGACCGAGTTTCAGACCTCGCCGGCGATGGCTGGAGGCCTGTTTGCCGCGAACAAAGACTTTTTCTTCGACGTTGGAGCCTACGACGAAGACTTCCAGTTCTGGGGAACAGAAAACTTGGAACTTAGTTTCAGACTCTGGCAGTGCGGCGGCGTCTTGGAGTGTGCGCCGTGCTCTCGCGTCTACCACATCTTCCGAAAGGGCGGATCAGGCTACAGCAGTCCAGGCGACTCCATCGCTATCAACAAGATGCGGACGATGATGTGGATGGACGAGTACGCCGATCTGGCCTGGCGAGTTATCGGGCAACCCAAAGTCAACTACAGACCTGAAAGCCtcgaaaaacgaagagagtggagaaaacggaaggggTGCAAAAGCTTCCGCTGGTTCATGGAAAACGTGTTCCCTGAGGGAGATGTCGTCACCCTCGACGACGTCCCGTACCTAG GTCCTTTGAGAAATGCCAAGGTAGAAATGTGCTTAGACAACATGGGCTGGGCCTCTCCTGGACATGCTGTTGGCCTTGGGCGTTGTCACGGCGGCGAAACTCAAACGTTTATGTTCTTTAG GAAAGTCGGACACGTAATGCCAGTGAACGATGACGAGGCTTGCTTGCAGCCGTCAGGGAAACTGGACTGGTGCCGAGGAACGTCCCAATTCTG GTGGGACTTCACATCGAGCGGGCAGCTTATGTTTCGTGAGACAAAGCAGTGCCTCTCAGCCTTTGGTAGACAGCTACGAATGGTCGATTGCGATGACACGGATGCTTACCag ATCTGGTCGTGGAAGGCTTACAAGCCGCCCGACACATTCACGTTCCCGCCTGTGAACAGATCGATCCGAAGCGTCTGA